One window from the genome of Parasteatoda tepidariorum isolate YZ-2023 chromosome 8, CAS_Ptep_4.0, whole genome shotgun sequence encodes:
- the LOC107449553 gene encoding 3-hydroxyisobutyrate dehydrogenase, mitochondrial: MSVLRFIRKESFLLTNISREYGRPKLSKRTLTTAKHSFQAFTLGFIGLGNMGRNMAKNLLDKGHPLMVYDVYPEAMTELADSGAQITQHPADMAERCDRIITMLPSSPHVQEVYTAKNGIFQLVKPGTLLIDCSTIDPTVTKDLAIMAEKRGATLLDAPVSGGVNAAKNGSLTFMVGGNDKEVEAIKPILLCMGENVVHCGKVGTGQAAKICNNMALAISMIGVSEAMNLGIRLGLNPKMMSKILNMSSGRCWASEVYNPVPGVMENVPSSNNYEGGFGTALMAKDLGLAQLAATKTSSPIPLGSLAHQMYRVASNSAFSKKDFSSIFLFLQEGQVYDPKKE, translated from the coding sequence ATGTCAGTTTTACGATTTATCCGTAAAGAAAGCTTTTTGTTAACAAATATAAGTCGTGAATATGGTCGCCCTAAATTAAGTAAACGAACACTAACAACTGCTAAACATAGTTTCCAAGCTTTTACTCTTGGTTTTATTGGATTAGGTAATATGGGCCGAAATATGGCGAAAAACCTCCTCGACAAAGGACACCCTTTAATGGTATATGATGTTTATCCAGAAGCCATGACCGAACTAGCTGACAGTGGTGCGCAAATAACACAACATCCTGCTGACATGGCCGAGAGATGTGATCGAATCATTACTATGCTTCCTTCCAGTCCTCATGTTCAAGAAGTTTACACCGCCAAAAATGGAATCTTCCAATTAGTCAAACCTGGTACACTTTTAATTGACTGTAGTACCATCGATCCCACTGTAACGAAAGATCTTGCTATAATGGCTGAGAAAAGAGGTGCTACATTACTAGATGCACCTGTTTCAGGTGGTGTAAATGCTGCTAAAAATGGGTCACTAACTTTTATGGTTGGCGGCAACGACAAGGAAGTCGAAGCAATTAAACCCATACTTTTATGCATGGGTGAAAATGTGGTGCATTGCGGTAAGGTTGGTACTGGACAAGCtgctaaaatatgcaataacaTGGCTTTAGCAATATCAATGATTGGTGTTTCTGAAGCAATGAATCTCGGTATTCGTCTTGGGCTGAATCCGAAAATGATGAGTAAAATTCTTAACATGTCTTCTGGTAGATGCTGGGCCAGTGAGGTATATAATCCTGTCCCTGGTGTTATGGAAAATGTGCCATCATCAAATAACTATGAAGGAGGATTTGGTACTGCTTTAATGGCTAAAGATTTGGGACTTGCTCAGTTGGCTGCTACAAAAACTTCTTCGCCTATCCCGTTAGGCTCTCTGGCTCATCAGATGTATAGAGTTGCATCAAATAGTGCTTTTTCCAAAAAAGACTTTTCAtccattttcttgtttttacagGAAGGGCAAGTATATGATCCTAAAAAAGAGTGA